The Flavobacterium psychrophilum genome includes a region encoding these proteins:
- a CDS encoding CMP deaminase produces the protein MENIFTHEYFMKKALNEAQEAFDKGEIPVGALVVVDNRVIAKSHNLTELLNDVTAHAEMQSITAAANFLGGKYLTGCTLYVTLEPCQMCAGALYWSQISRVVYGAHDEHRGYRAMGAKLHPKTEVISGIMEQECSVLVKDFFKKRRA, from the coding sequence ATGGAAAATATTTTTACCCACGAGTATTTTATGAAGAAGGCCCTCAACGAAGCTCAGGAGGCATTTGATAAAGGAGAAATACCCGTTGGTGCCCTTGTTGTAGTAGATAACAGAGTTATAGCAAAATCGCATAATTTAACCGAATTGCTTAACGATGTTACCGCACATGCCGAGATGCAGTCCATAACCGCGGCGGCAAATTTTCTTGGAGGTAAGTATCTTACGGGCTGTACGCTGTATGTTACACTAGAGCCCTGCCAGATGTGTGCGGGAGCGTTATATTGGAGCCAGATAAGCCGTGTCGTATATGGCGCCCATGATGAGCATAGAGGTTATAGGGCTATGGGCGCAAAGCTGCACCCTAAAACAGAAGTTATTAGCGGAATAATGGAGCAGGAATGTTCTGTTTTAGTAAAAGATTTTTTTAAAAAGCGAAGGGCTTAA
- a CDS encoding 1-deoxy-D-xylulose-5-phosphate synthase (catalyzes the formation of 1-deoxy-D-xylulose 5-phosphate from pyruvate and D-glyceraldehyde 3-phosphate) produces the protein MADNLLNQIQDPADLRKLSPSQLPQLAQELRSFIIDIVSVKEGHLGASLGVTELTIALHYIFNTPEDLLVWDVGHQAYGHKILTGRKDKFDTNRQLDGISGFPKRSESEYDTFGTGHSSTSISAALGMAIASNLKGEKDKNHIAIIGDASIASGMAFEGLNHAGVTNANLLVILNDNAIGIDPSVGALKNYLTQVKEGTNPRDNNMIKSLNFDYSGPIDGHDLPALLKELERLKHKKGPRFLHIITTKGKGLKQAEEDQVKYHAPGKFDRLTGEVLAIADDNLPPKYQDVFGLTLVELATQNEKIIGITPAMPSGSSMKFMMEAFPDRAFDVGIAEQHAVTLAAGMATQGMVVYCNIYSTFLQRAYDQLIHDVALQNLPVIFCLDRAGLVGEDGATHHGVFDIAYLNCIPNLIVYAPLNEADLRNILYTAQLGLDHPIAIRYPRGRAENTDWLKPFEQIQIGRAKQLRGGSQVAVLSTGTIGNNVTKVLADINNSSLFSHYDFGFIKPLDEKALHDIFLNHQEIITIEDGCINGGFGSTISAFAAKNGYTLKTSTLGIPDQFIEHGTVFQLQQSCGIDVKSLKDIFSAY, from the coding sequence ATGGCAGATAACCTTTTAAACCAGATTCAAGACCCCGCAGACCTAAGAAAACTTAGTCCGTCCCAGTTGCCGCAACTGGCGCAGGAACTACGCAGTTTTATTATAGATATTGTTTCGGTTAAAGAGGGACATCTCGGCGCAAGCCTTGGCGTTACAGAACTTACAATTGCATTGCATTACATTTTTAATACGCCTGAAGATCTATTGGTTTGGGATGTAGGCCATCAGGCTTACGGACACAAGATACTTACCGGCCGTAAAGATAAATTTGACACCAACCGTCAACTGGATGGCATAAGCGGTTTCCCGAAACGCAGCGAGAGCGAATATGATACTTTTGGCACCGGGCACAGTAGTACTTCAATTTCTGCCGCTTTAGGTATGGCAATTGCCTCTAACCTTAAAGGTGAAAAAGATAAAAATCACATTGCTATTATTGGCGATGCTTCTATTGCATCGGGTATGGCTTTTGAAGGCCTTAACCATGCCGGGGTTACCAATGCTAATCTTCTTGTTATACTTAATGACAATGCTATTGGTATAGACCCAAGCGTGGGAGCGCTTAAAAATTACCTTACTCAGGTAAAAGAAGGCACCAATCCGCGCGATAACAACATGATCAAATCGCTTAACTTTGATTATAGCGGCCCAATCGATGGTCACGACCTGCCTGCGTTACTAAAAGAACTTGAAAGGCTTAAACATAAAAAAGGACCGCGTTTCCTTCATATTATAACAACAAAAGGCAAAGGCCTTAAACAAGCCGAGGAAGACCAGGTAAAATATCACGCCCCGGGAAAATTTGACCGACTTACAGGTGAAGTACTGGCAATTGCCGATGACAACCTTCCGCCTAAATACCAGGATGTTTTCGGACTTACACTGGTTGAACTGGCTACTCAAAACGAAAAAATAATAGGCATTACCCCTGCCATGCCATCGGGCAGCTCCATGAAATTTATGATGGAAGCTTTTCCCGACCGTGCTTTTGATGTAGGCATTGCCGAACAGCACGCTGTAACCTTAGCCGCAGGAATGGCAACACAAGGCATGGTAGTATACTGCAATATTTACTCTACCTTTTTACAAAGAGCATACGACCAGCTGATACACGATGTTGCCCTGCAAAACCTGCCTGTAATTTTTTGCCTGGACCGTGCCGGCCTTGTTGGCGAAGACGGCGCAACACATCATGGCGTTTTTGATATTGCTTATCTAAACTGCATACCCAACCTTATTGTTTATGCCCCGCTTAATGAAGCCGATCTGAGAAATATTTTATACACTGCGCAATTGGGGTTAGATCATCCTATTGCTATAAGATATCCACGGGGACGTGCAGAAAATACCGATTGGCTTAAACCTTTTGAACAGATACAAATAGGCCGGGCAAAACAACTTCGCGGCGGATCTCAGGTAGCCGTACTTTCAACAGGAACTATTGGCAACAACGTTACCAAAGTTTTAGCGGATATAAACAATAGTTCGTTGTTCTCTCATTATGATTTTGGCTTTATTAAACCACTTGATGAAAAAGCACTGCACGATATATTTTTAAATCATCAGGAAATTATCACTATTGAAGACGGATGCATTAACGGCGGCTTTGGAAGTACAATTTCTGCGTTTGCAGCAAAAAACGGTTACACGCTAAAAACAAGCACATTAGGTATTCCAGATCAATTTATTGAACACGGAACTGTATTTCAATTACAACAATCC
- a CDS encoding penicillin-binding protein, translated as MKEKFSIALHNTYKVLKTSQERIFSWVKSNKARTAITVVFLIVYYFCLPRTMFQEPYSTVIESSEGDLLGAHIARDGQWRFPAQDSLPYKFKKCIVYFEDQHFYSHPGFNPVAIVKAMGQNYKAGRVVRGGSTLTQQVVRLSRDGKKRSYFEKLIEMVLATRLEIRHSKDEILGLYAAHAPYGGNVVGIDMAAWRYFGVQPHQLSWAETATLAVLPNAPSLIYPGKNQQILLAKRNRLLKKLFEEEVIDRTTYELSVQEDLPQKPYKLPQAAPHLLQNIAKTKEGQRIKTTVRNELQARVNQIAARYYQEYKQTEVHNLAILIIDVQTRDIVAYVGNSPTDRAHQKDVDIIPAPRSTGSILKPFLFASMLDAGEILPNTLVADVPTQIAGYSPKNFELTYDGAVPAQRALSRSLNIPSVLMLKDFGVHRFYEQLQHFKLRNINKSPNHYGLSLILGGAESNLWDLCRTYAGLSATLNHFTTTQAKYRTNEFAELNWDSSHSADFGKEVFNKPQLGAGSIWLTYNAMKEVNRPQGDEAWRFYDSSLEIAWKTGTSFGSRDAWAIGTSSRYVVGVWVGNASGEGRPSLTGVGSAAPILFDVFNLLPRTKWFSTPYNDLEEADVCSLSGHLAGEHCPSVKQWIPLNGLKTSTCSYHKLVHLDPTGQYQVNSSCESVDGMLTKTWFVLPPVMEWYYKGLHMDYMPLPPFRSDCQGVANGAMDFIYPKENGKIYLTKDFNGQIQPVVFRAAHSSANARLFWYLGDRYLGETKTFHEMPVTAGNGNYIITVTDESGNEIKRKVEIVSEGE; from the coding sequence ATGAAAGAAAAATTCTCTATAGCTCTTCATAACACCTACAAGGTTTTAAAAACCTCGCAGGAGCGCATCTTTAGTTGGGTAAAATCCAACAAGGCACGAACTGCTATAACAGTTGTGTTTTTGATCGTTTATTATTTTTGCCTCCCGCGCACCATGTTTCAGGAGCCGTATTCTACAGTTATAGAAAGCAGCGAAGGAGATCTGTTGGGCGCACATATTGCCCGCGATGGGCAATGGCGTTTCCCTGCCCAGGACAGCCTTCCGTATAAGTTCAAAAAGTGTATTGTTTATTTTGAAGACCAGCATTTTTACAGCCATCCCGGATTTAATCCGGTAGCCATAGTAAAAGCTATGGGTCAGAATTATAAGGCCGGCAGGGTAGTGCGTGGCGGTAGCACGCTAACCCAACAGGTAGTACGCCTTTCGCGTGATGGAAAAAAACGAAGCTATTTTGAAAAACTGATAGAAATGGTGTTGGCAACGCGCCTTGAGATTCGCCATAGCAAAGATGAAATATTAGGTCTATATGCGGCTCATGCGCCTTATGGAGGTAATGTGGTAGGTATTGATATGGCTGCCTGGCGTTACTTTGGTGTTCAGCCGCACCAGTTGTCGTGGGCAGAAACTGCTACACTTGCCGTACTCCCCAACGCGCCAAGTTTAATTTACCCGGGAAAGAACCAACAGATATTGTTGGCCAAACGGAACCGACTTCTTAAAAAGCTTTTTGAAGAGGAAGTGATCGACAGGACAACCTATGAACTGTCGGTTCAGGAAGACCTTCCGCAAAAGCCTTATAAATTACCCCAGGCAGCACCACACTTGTTGCAGAATATAGCCAAAACGAAAGAAGGGCAGCGCATAAAAACAACGGTACGTAATGAATTGCAGGCAAGGGTAAACCAGATTGCCGCCCGTTACTACCAGGAATATAAACAGACCGAAGTACACAATCTGGCAATCTTAATTATAGATGTACAGACAAGGGATATTGTAGCCTATGTTGGTAACTCACCTACCGACAGGGCACACCAGAAAGATGTAGACATTATTCCCGCCCCAAGAAGCACCGGGAGCATATTAAAACCGTTTCTGTTCGCCTCTATGCTGGATGCAGGAGAGATACTACCCAATACCCTCGTGGCCGATGTTCCAACACAAATTGCGGGTTATTCGCCAAAGAATTTTGAGCTGACCTATGATGGTGCTGTACCGGCACAAAGGGCACTGTCGCGCTCGCTTAATATTCCATCTGTATTAATGCTGAAAGACTTTGGTGTGCATCGTTTCTACGAACAGCTACAGCATTTTAAACTTAGGAACATCAATAAGAGTCCGAATCATTATGGACTGTCGCTGATATTAGGAGGAGCCGAAAGTAATTTATGGGATCTGTGCCGCACGTATGCAGGGCTTAGCGCAACGCTGAACCATTTTACAACAACACAGGCAAAATACCGCACTAACGAATTTGCGGAACTAAACTGGGATAGCAGCCATTCGGCCGATTTTGGTAAAGAAGTATTCAATAAGCCGCAATTGGGGGCGGGATCCATATGGCTAACGTATAACGCGATGAAAGAAGTAAACCGTCCTCAGGGTGATGAGGCATGGCGTTTTTATGATTCATCGCTGGAGATTGCCTGGAAAACAGGAACAAGCTTTGGTAGTCGCGATGCCTGGGCGATAGGTACCAGTTCTCGATATGTTGTTGGCGTTTGGGTTGGTAATGCATCAGGTGAAGGCAGGCCATCGCTCACAGGAGTGGGAAGTGCTGCACCAATATTATTTGACGTTTTCAATTTACTGCCGCGTACCAAATGGTTTTCTACACCTTATAATGACCTTGAAGAGGCTGACGTTTGCAGCCTGAGTGGTCATTTAGCGGGAGAACATTGCCCGTCCGTTAAACAATGGATACCATTAAACGGACTTAAAACCAGTACGTGTTCATATCATAAGTTGGTGCATCTTGACCCAACAGGGCAATACCAGGTGAACAGCAGCTGCGAAAGTGTAGATGGTATGCTTACTAAAACATGGTTTGTATTGCCTCCGGTAATGGAATGGTATTACAAGGGACTGCATATGGATTACATGCCGCTGCCACCATTTAGATCGGACTGTCAAGGCGTAGCCAACGGAGCAATGGATTTTATTTATCCTAAAGAGAACGGAAAAATATACCTTACCAAAGATTTTAACGGACAAATACAGCCCGTTGTGTTCAGGGCAGCACATTCTTCGGCGAATGCCAGGTTATTTTGGTATCTTGGCGACCGTTACCTCGGCGAAACCAAAACGTTTCATGAAATGCCTGTAACCGCAGGAAACGGCAATTACATTATTACAGTAACCGATGAATCGGGTAATGAAATAAAACGAAAGGTTGAGATTGTAAGTGAAGGGGAGTAG